In Nissabacter sp. SGAir0207, the genomic stretch AAACAGCGCGCGGAGCTGCTGTTTGACACCTCGCTGATTGCCGTTGACGTCGCCGCCGACAACCTGATCACCCTACAGGCGCTGAACGCCGGCCGCCTGCAACAGGTGGGCGCGGTCGATACCCAATTTGTCAGCGACGCCGTCAGCCGCGCGCCGCTGAGCCTCGGGCAGGGCGTCTGGCTGGCCGACAGCCCGCAGGGCAACCTGCGCAGCGCCGTGACCGTCAGCCGCCCGGCAAAAGCCTTTGAGTATCAAGGTGAGCGCGTGGCCCTGCTGGCGACGGTGGCGATGGTCGATGACCAGCCGCTGCCGGTGCTGAACTACCTCAGCGACCTGCTGCTGGACGATAAAGCTGAACGTCTGCTGAACGCCGATGCCCCGACGGTGCTGGCGCTGCTGACCAGCGTCGTGCCGGAGGAGAGCCAGGTGCACACCGCCGAATTCGTGGTGCGTAACGAGCATGGCCTGCATGCCCGTCCCGGCACCATGCTGGTCAATACCATCAAACAGTTCTCCAGCGACATCACCGTCACCAACCTCGACGGCAGTGGCAAGCCGGCCAATGGCCGCAGCCTGATGAAAGTCGTGGCGCTGGGCGTGAAAAAAGGGCACCGCCTGCGCTTCACCGCCAGCGGCGCGGACGCCGAACAGGCGTTGCAGGCGATTGGCACTGCCATCGCAGAAGGATTGGGGGAGGGCGTATGAGCCGCAGAGTTGCCACCATCACCCTTAACCCGGCCTACGATCTGGTCGGGTTCTGCCCGGAAATTGAGCGCGGCGAGGTCAATTTGGTGCAGACCGCTGGCCTGCACGCCGCTGGCAAGGGCATCAACGTCGCCAAGGTACTGAAGGATCTCGGCATCGACGTCACCGTCGGCGGGTTCCTTGGCAAAGAGAATCAGGATGGCTTCCAGCAGCTGTTTAGCGAGCTGGGCATCGCCAACCGCTTCCAGGTGGTCAATGGCCGCACCCGCATCAACGTCAAGCTGACGGAGAAGGCGGGGGAAGTGACCGATTTCAACTTCTCGGGCTTTAGCGTCACGCCGCAGGATTGGGAGCGTTTCGTCACCGACTCCCTGAGCTGGCTCGGCCAGTTCGACATGGTGGCGGTGAGCGGCAGCCTGCCGGCCGGGGTTGACCCGGACGCCTTCACCGACTGGATGACGCGCCTGCGCAGCCAGTGCCCGTGCATCATTTTCGACAGCAGCCGCGACGCGCTGGTGGCGGGCCTGAAGGCCTCGCCGTGGTTGGTGAAGCCCAACCGCCGCGAGCTGGAGATGTGGGCCGGCAAAAAACTGCCGACCCTGGCGGAGGTGGTGGAAGCGGCCCACGCGCTGCGCGATCAGGGGATTGCCCATGTGGTGATCTCGCTGGGCGAAGAGGGCGCGCTGTGGGTCAACGCCTCCGGCGCATGGCTGGCGCGTCCGCCGGCCTGCGAGGTGGTCAGCACCGTGGGTGCGGGCGACTCGATGGTGGGTGGCCTGATCTACGGTCTGCTGATGCGTGAGTCCAGCGAACATACTTTACGTCTCGCCACTGCGGTGGCGGCCCTGGCGGTAAGCCAGAGCAACGTGGGCGTCACCGACCGCACCCAATTGGCGGCGATGATGGCCCGTGTTGATTTGAAACCCTTTAACTGACAGCAGGAGGCACAATGAAAACGCTGCTGATGACCGATCCTTCGCAAGGGCAGGCACGGAGCCACCTGGCGAAACGCATGCTGACCGCCGCCGCTGGCAAGGCCGGGGCAACGCTGACTGAAAGTGTGACTGACGCCGAGCTGGTGGTGGTGCTGGGCGAACAGGCCGCCGCCGATGCCGGGCTGACCGGCAAAAAGGTCTATCTGGCCTCCGTCGAGCAGGCGGTACGTGACCCGCAGGGCGTGCTGACGCGCGCCGCCAACGAGGCCACGCCGTATCAGGCACCGCAGGTTGCCGTGGCCGCCGCACCGGCTGCCGCTGCCGCCAGTGGGCCAAAACGCATTGTCGCCATCACCGCCTGCCCGACCGGCGTGGCGCACACCTTTATGGCCGCTGAGGCGCTGGAGGCGGAAGCCAAGAAGCGCGGCTGGTGGGTGAAGGTAGAGACCCGTGGCTCCGTGGGCGCGGGCAACGAGATCACCCCGGAAGAGGTGGCACAGGCAGATCTGGTGGTGGTGGCGGCAGACATCGAGGTTGATCTGGCGAAGTTCGCTGGCAAGCCGATGTACCGTACCTCGACCGGTCTGGCCCTGAAGAAGACCAAGCAGGAGCTGGACAAAGCGGTGGCCGAGGCGGAAGTGTACCGTCCGGCTGGCGCGGGCGCGGCGACGACCAGCAGCAAGAAGCAAGAGAGCGCCGGGCCATACCGTCACCTGTTGACGGGCGTCTCCTACATGCTGCCGATGGTGGTGGCAGGCGGCCTCTGTATCGCGCTCTCCTTTATCTTTGGTATCAAGGCATTTGAAGAGAAGGGCACGCTGGCGGCGGCGCTGATGCAGATCGGCGGCGGTTCGGCCTTCGCCCTGATGGTGCCGGTACTGGCCGGTTACATCGCCTTCTCCATCGCTGACCGTCCCGGACTGACGCCGGGCCTGATTGGCGGCATGTTGGCGGTCAGCACCGGTGCTGGCTTTATCGGCGGCATCATCGCTGGCTTCCTGGCCGGTTACGTGGCGCGCGCCATCAGCGGCAAGCTGCGCCTGCCAGCCAGTATGGAGGCGTTGAAACCGATTCTGATCATCCCGCTGGTGGCGAGCCTGATCACTGGTCTGGTGATGATCTATGTGGTCGGTACCCCGGTCGCGCAGATCATGACCGGCCTGACCAACTGGCTGCAATCCCTCGGCACTGCCAACGCCGTGCTGCTGGGCGCGATCCTCGGCGCGATGATGTGCACCGACATGGGTGGCCCGGTCAACAAGGCGGCCTACGCCTTTGGCGTGGCGCTGCTCAGCTCCTCGGTCTACGCGCCGATGGCGGCCATCATGGCGGCTGGCATGGTGCCCCCGCTGGCGATGGGCGTGGCGACGCTGCTGGCGCGCCGCAAGTTTGCCCAGAGCGAGCAAGAGGGTGGCAAGGCCGCGCTGGTGCTGGGGCTGTGCTTCATCTCGGAAGGTGCGATCCCGTTTGCGGCGCGTGACCCAATGCGTGTCCTGCCGTGCTGCATCGCCGGTGGCGCGTTGACCGGCGCACTCTCCATGGCCTTCGGCGCCAAGCTGATGGCACCGCACGGCGGGCTGTTCGTGCTGCTGATTCCGGGCGCTATCCAGCCGGTACTGCTCTATCTGGTGGCCATCGTCGCCGGTACGGCACTGGCAGGCATCTCCTACGCCATCCTGAAGCGCTCTGACGCAGAAATGGCCGAGAAGATTGAAGCCAACTAAGCGGCAAGGGTAAAAAAAAGGCGCTCACTGAGCGCCTTTTTTATTGCCCGCCGATCAGGCCGGTTGCGGATCGCTGCTGAATTGCTGCGACTTCAGCCAGGCGATCTCCTCCGCCCACAGCGTGTCATCCACCGTCTCCAGAATCATCGGGATACCGTCGAAGCGCGCGTCAGCCATGATGTAGCTGAAGGCGGCCTTGCCGATGTTGCCCATCCCGAGGCTGTGGTGGCGGTCAACGCGGCTGGCGAAGGCGCTCTTGGCGTCATTCAGGTGCATACCGCGCAAGTACCTAAAGCCCACGATGTCACTGAACTGGCGGAAAGTCTCCTCACAGGCCTCGGCGCTGCGCAGGTCATAACCGGCGGCGAAGGCGTGGCAGGTATCAATGCAGACGCCAACGCGGCTCTTGTCCTCGACGCCATCAATGATGGCAGCCAGGTGCTCAAAGCGGAAGCCGAGGTTGCTGCCCTGACCCGCGGTGTTCTCAATCACCGCTGTCACCCCTTCGGTCTGATCCAGCGCGATGTTGATCGACTCTGCGATGCGCGCCAGACAGCTCTCCTCATCAATCTGCGCCAGATGGCTGCCGGGGTGGAAGTTGAGCTGGCTCAGCCCCAGTTGCTGGCAGCGCGCCAGCTCATCAATGAACGCGACGCGTGACTTCTCCAGCGCCTCCTCCAGCGGGTGGCCGAGGTTAATCAGGTAGCTATCGTGCGGCAGGATCTGCGTGCTGGTGTAGCCGTGGCGCTCGCAGGCGCGCTTGAACTTATCAATCACCGCGCTGGTCAACGGCGCGGCGCGCCACTGGCGCTGGTTCTTGGTGAACAGGGCGAAGGCGGTGGCACCCAGCGCGCTGGCGCGCTCCACGGCCTGATCGACCCCGCCGGCGGCGCTGACATGGGCTCCGACAAACTTCATTTCTCTCTCCTCTGGTGGTCGGCGCACAGTGTAATGGTTTTGTGGCGGCAAGCGTACCCTCGTGGCATTTAGCGCAGCAGCGCCGTCACCAGCAGGTTGATGGCCGCACCGCCCAGCACTAGCCACAGGAACAGCACGCCCCCCAGCAGCAGCGGGCGTAGCCCGGCGCGGCGCAGGGTATGGAAGCGGGTGGCGAGGCCGAGCGCCGCCATCGCCATTGCCAGCAGCAGGTTATCCAGCGCCAGCAGCGTCGGCATCCAGTGGGCGGGCAGCAGGTGCAGCGAGTTGACGCCCGCCACCACAATGAACAGCAGCGCGAACCACGGCACCGCCAGTGGCGCGCGCGCCTCGGTGGCCGGGGCACGGCGCGCCAGCCAGGCAGAGAGCAGCAGCAGGAAGGGCGCGAGCATCATCACGCGCATCATCTTGGCGATCACCGCCGCATTCTCCACCTCCGCGCCGAGGGCATGGCCGATCGCCACCACCTGTGCCACCTCATGCACCGTCGAGCCGGTGTAGATGCCAAACGCCTGCGCGCCCAGCCCGGCGGGCAGCAGGCGGCAGATCCATGGGTAGACAAAGATTGCCAGCGTGCCGTAGACCACCACCGTGGTGACAGCCACCGCCACCCGGTTGCTGTCAGCGCGCGCCACCGGGGCCGTCGCCATCACCGCCGCCGCGCCGCAGATGCTGCTACCCGCGCCAATCAGCAGGGTGGTCTCGCGATCCAGCCCAAAAACCCGCCGCCCCAGCCAACAGGCGAGAAAAAAAGTCGATCCAAGTACCAAAAAATCGATAAGCAGCCCGAAGGTGCCCACTGCCGCTACCTGTTGCACGCTCAGGCGCAGGCCATAGAGGATGATGCCCAGCCGCAGCAGCCGCTGGCGGGCGAAATCGATGCCCGAGAGCGTCACCGGGCGCAGCCGGGCGGGCAGGGCGTTGCCCACCACCATGCCCGCCAGAATGGCCAGCGTCAGGGTGCCCAAGCCGAGAGCGCTCAGCCAGCTGGCGCTGCCAAGCCGCGCGGCCAGCCAGGCCAGCCCACCACAGAGCAGCAGCCCCGGCAGCAGGCCAAATGGGGGACGCAGAGAAAAAGTGGGTCTGAGCGCAACGCGCAGCGGCAGGGTGTTCATGGCATACCTCCAAAGATAGTGGGGGTAGCTTAGGGGCAGAAACCTTAAAGGTGAAACGGATAATAGTTCTATAATCTATCGATTAAAGTGGTATAACTATCAGCCCGGTGAAACTATCCGCCTGCCAGCACACCGCCGCCAAGGGGCGCGATCTCACGGATTGCGGCAAACGTGATAATCTTAATAACAAAGCACCTGCACCTGAGGCGGGCCACTGGCCCACCCGCATCGCCACACAGAGATCGCTATGCATATCACACTCCGACAACTTGAAGTCTTTGCTGAAGTGCTGAAAAGCGGGTCAACCACCCAGGCCTCGGTGGTGCTGTCGCTCTCCCAATCCGCGGTCAGCGCCGCACTGGCCGATCTGGAGAACCAGCTTGGCGTTCAGTTGTTTGACCGGGTTGGCAAGCGGCTGGTGATCAATGAGCATGGTCGGCTGCTCTACCCACGCGCGCTGGCGCTGCTGGAGCAGGCCGGTGAGATTGAGCGGCTGTTCAACCATGACAACGGCTCTCTGCGCATCGCGGCCAGCAGCACCATCGGCAACTATATGCTGCCGGGCATGATCGCCGAGTACCGGCTCGACTACCCCAATACCCCGCTGGAGCTGAACGTCGGCAACAGCCAGGATGTGATCAACGCGGTGGCCGATTTCCGCGTTGACCTCGGCCTGATTGAGGGGCCATGCCACATGCCGGAGCTGATTACCCAGCCCTGGTTGCAGGATGAGCTGGTGGTGTTCGCCGCGCCGCAGCGCGTGAAGCAGGGGGAGCCGCTGGCGGCCAAACCGGTATCGCTGGCGGCGCTGGCCGAGGCACCGTGGATTTTGCGCGAGCGCGGCTCCGGCACCCGCGAGGTGCTGGATCACCTGCTGCTGGCGCGCCTGCCAGCCTTCAATCTGGTGATGGAGCTGGGCAACTCCGAGGCGATCAAGCACGCGGTGCGCCACAATATCGGCATCAGCTGCCTGTCACGGCGGGTGGTGGGCGAGCAGTTGACCAGCGGCGCGCTGAGCGAAATCCAGCTGCCGGGCGAGCCGCTGACCCGTACGCTCTACCTGATACATCACCGGCAAAAACATATCTCCAGTGTATTGCAGCGCTTCCTCGACTACTGCAAGTTGCGCCAGTAAAACGCGCTGATTCGCCGGGTTAGTAGGCGATCCGCACACCTCTTCGACAGTTGTTGCCGGGCTGTTACTTATAATCTGCACCGGATCATGAAGGTGTCTTATAACCGGGGAATCCTGCTATATCTTGGGGCCTGTTTTGTTACAATCCGCCCTCAAAATTTCCCAGGACGAGCAGATATAGGGTAAAAATGGCTCAACAACATACTAATAACCCGCAGCCACCCACGGCCCTGCGCCGGGAGTTAAAGGCGCGTC encodes the following:
- the fruB gene encoding fused PTS fructose transporter subunit IIA/HPr protein; the protein is MFQLSLQDIHLGASAGSKQEAIQQVAAALTDAGYVGAGYVDGMQQRELQTSTYLGNGIAIPHGTTDTRDLVLNTGVQVFQFPQGIAWGEGQTAYVVIGIAAKSDEHLALLRQLTHVLSDESVAEEMAKTDAKETLRSLLMGEKQRAELLFDTSLIAVDVAADNLITLQALNAGRLQQVGAVDTQFVSDAVSRAPLSLGQGVWLADSPQGNLRSAVTVSRPAKAFEYQGERVALLATVAMVDDQPLPVLNYLSDLLLDDKAERLLNADAPTVLALLTSVVPEESQVHTAEFVVRNEHGLHARPGTMLVNTIKQFSSDITVTNLDGSGKPANGRSLMKVVALGVKKGHRLRFTASGADAEQALQAIGTAIAEGLGEGV
- the fruK gene encoding 1-phosphofructokinase, whose translation is MSRRVATITLNPAYDLVGFCPEIERGEVNLVQTAGLHAAGKGINVAKVLKDLGIDVTVGGFLGKENQDGFQQLFSELGIANRFQVVNGRTRINVKLTEKAGEVTDFNFSGFSVTPQDWERFVTDSLSWLGQFDMVAVSGSLPAGVDPDAFTDWMTRLRSQCPCIIFDSSRDALVAGLKASPWLVKPNRRELEMWAGKKLPTLAEVVEAAHALRDQGIAHVVISLGEEGALWVNASGAWLARPPACEVVSTVGAGDSMVGGLIYGLLMRESSEHTLRLATAVAALAVSQSNVGVTDRTQLAAMMARVDLKPFN
- the fruA gene encoding PTS fructose transporter subunit IIBC, producing MKTLLMTDPSQGQARSHLAKRMLTAAAGKAGATLTESVTDAELVVVLGEQAAADAGLTGKKVYLASVEQAVRDPQGVLTRAANEATPYQAPQVAVAAAPAAAAASGPKRIVAITACPTGVAHTFMAAEALEAEAKKRGWWVKVETRGSVGAGNEITPEEVAQADLVVVAADIEVDLAKFAGKPMYRTSTGLALKKTKQELDKAVAEAEVYRPAGAGAATTSSKKQESAGPYRHLLTGVSYMLPMVVAGGLCIALSFIFGIKAFEEKGTLAAALMQIGGGSAFALMVPVLAGYIAFSIADRPGLTPGLIGGMLAVSTGAGFIGGIIAGFLAGYVARAISGKLRLPASMEALKPILIIPLVASLITGLVMIYVVGTPVAQIMTGLTNWLQSLGTANAVLLGAILGAMMCTDMGGPVNKAAYAFGVALLSSSVYAPMAAIMAAGMVPPLAMGVATLLARRKFAQSEQEGGKAALVLGLCFISEGAIPFAARDPMRVLPCCIAGGALTGALSMAFGAKLMAPHGGLFVLLIPGAIQPVLLYLVAIVAGTALAGISYAILKRSDAEMAEKIEAN
- the nfo gene encoding deoxyribonuclease IV; translation: MKFVGAHVSAAGGVDQAVERASALGATAFALFTKNQRQWRAAPLTSAVIDKFKRACERHGYTSTQILPHDSYLINLGHPLEEALEKSRVAFIDELARCQQLGLSQLNFHPGSHLAQIDEESCLARIAESINIALDQTEGVTAVIENTAGQGSNLGFRFEHLAAIIDGVEDKSRVGVCIDTCHAFAAGYDLRSAEACEETFRQFSDIVGFRYLRGMHLNDAKSAFASRVDRHHSLGMGNIGKAAFSYIMADARFDGIPMILETVDDTLWAEEIAWLKSQQFSSDPQPA
- a CDS encoding YeiH family protein gives rise to the protein MNTLPLRVALRPTFSLRPPFGLLPGLLLCGGLAWLAARLGSASWLSALGLGTLTLAILAGMVVGNALPARLRPVTLSGIDFARQRLLRLGIILYGLRLSVQQVAAVGTFGLLIDFLVLGSTFFLACWLGRRVFGLDRETTLLIGAGSSICGAAAVMATAPVARADSNRVAVAVTTVVVYGTLAIFVYPWICRLLPAGLGAQAFGIYTGSTVHEVAQVVAIGHALGAEVENAAVIAKMMRVMMLAPFLLLLSAWLARRAPATEARAPLAVPWFALLFIVVAGVNSLHLLPAHWMPTLLALDNLLLAMAMAALGLATRFHTLRRAGLRPLLLGGVLFLWLVLGGAAINLLVTALLR
- the yieE gene encoding DNA-binding transcriptional regulator YeiE yields the protein MHITLRQLEVFAEVLKSGSTTQASVVLSLSQSAVSAALADLENQLGVQLFDRVGKRLVINEHGRLLYPRALALLEQAGEIERLFNHDNGSLRIAASSTIGNYMLPGMIAEYRLDYPNTPLELNVGNSQDVINAVADFRVDLGLIEGPCHMPELITQPWLQDELVVFAAPQRVKQGEPLAAKPVSLAALAEAPWILRERGSGTREVLDHLLLARLPAFNLVMELGNSEAIKHAVRHNIGISCLSRRVVGEQLTSGALSEIQLPGEPLTRTLYLIHHRQKHISSVLQRFLDYCKLRQ